The DNA region tgcagcggaaatcataatacaactcaactTATGTACACACccttcaccagatcagcctccaagaacataccaggcttgaatatgattcaatactagcacagctgtTCCACACAtaggccaattgccaacctccagagacaggtacacaccattccagtcatgaacagtccatccacctacttcaagggaccattcaggggaatcacagaaccttccaaCGGTTCCAccatcagtactaacataactccttgcaagatactagaaagtatcacccatggatctcatccagaaacagaacaggatgcctgctctgataccatttgaaattctggtgtagtcagagtttagatgttctactccaagtaatgacatttgatctaacattgttactaatacagcaagacagttatacaaattaaaacctagtactgatatgcacacattcacagatgtcacgacatctgctactatatcaccatagaatggaagaacacccagttctgtccatctggtacaaagacacagcagagatcaaacatagcacttacttctattgagcctgcacagttatcagcatgatgcctcaacattgatttgaacatcacctgttacagcattacaggtttaccttattttataacagacagaattataacgAACATAAGGTAAAAACACAGGTAATTGctaacccagttcggtgcaacatcacctacatctgggggcataccaagccaggaagaagatccactatcagcagtattaattcagagttaaactcccacgtttacaactcttcacttaatccctacccaatgcattctatacctaggaactcctagatagaaaccttcagtttccattcctatcactacaattccaatgtaatgctaaacaacttgaacttgcttcacagcttcgttcaagaacataatcactcttgcctacaggctttgagttacaaatactctcagctttgaacactgagaaacacatggtaaccttcccacagattgggaggtttacctcacacacacccctaaattttcattctaagaggcttacaaagactaggttacaatatgctatttataacctaatcacccaactggatttgggccttcagaaatcgcagtaaacttgttctttgctgttacaaaatcagcagaaagtttctgctacaatcaaggtcttcaatctcttagttcctaaaatatctccatatttagttcctaaaatatctcaagacctccacaaataatgccacataggattctaactgatttccacatattagtgtgctaacaaataggctatttgttaggttccttaattgtggcttggttgttggtttcctggattttagcctgagaaaaatgctgaaacagaaaaactaaacaacctacaatatagcatatgctgtcaggaatgaatgtcacaacattcagcttgacatcaaggtccatatgctaagtctgtttttcctgaaaacagactgtacaaatttgctgaactgtacaggaccaatttgtccattctacagtaacaacttacattaataaatgtcaaagcatccaatttgacatttacacatttagccttaagtcagttctgttatcctcttgaagaacagactgataaacatactgaagtgtagcagaacaccactctgtctattgttcagtatatgctgtcaatgatgaatgtcataacatccagtttgacattcagacagtaggccttatgccagatctggtatttccttgatcaccagactgaaaataaatactgagttctaacagaacacaaactgttctattcctcagtatctgctgacagggatgaatgtcataacatccaatttgacattcaatgaatcctgtattagctaatcctgcagtaaactactcaagtgtgtcatgacatcagtcaagacatcagagtacaactagatattctaacctacaatgcagtcacacaaacaccttcacagcatgtcatgacatcagtcaaggcattagaatccagctagtattttaccatacaatgcagccaatcaaacatctacacaATTTATACCAATAGCATTTATGAGTTAAATTTTAAAAAGAATGACATTATTGTTTATTGAATATATAACTAATCCCGTCGAGAGCTACATAAATTGTGATATACATATTTCTTAATTCTCCTGATGACACTATCTTGAATGCTTTTAGGCTATTTGAAAAGGAGCTGGTTTAAGTGAGGGATACGCAAAAGGTCCTTCAACTAATCCTTTTGCTAATAGTTTATATGCTACTTCTGTAAAATGAACTCCATCCCAGTTTATATTTTTAGAAGGGTCAGAGCAAACAGTTGTATTAGGACTTCCACACCCCATTCTTGGATCAAAATTATGTGGCTCACCGCCTCCACAACATGGCTTGAATGTCTCATCCTTATCAAAACCTACATAAAAACTTGTACTTGATTTAAATATTGTACATgtatatataaataaaattttgCAGAAAAACAATTATTAATATATAAATGAACAACTTAATTAACAATCATTATTGTTATATGTATAATAAgttaaatattaaaaaaaaaactacCCACCATATTTTTGCGGTTCTTCATACAAACGTTTGGCATTATTATAATAGTCAAAGTATTTTATCTTGACATCAGGGTAAGTCTCTCTTAATGTAGTTATAGAATAGATTAGATTGTCATTAAAATATTGTATGACAGTATTAAATGCCTTAAAGCATCCAAATTCATCGTAGTTTTTTGTATTATTAGTATTCACCACTGCCAAAGGGGAGGCACTACACCCCACTGGAAAGTTCCCTGGAATAACTATCTCTACAACTCCCTCTTTGATTAATGACTATCACatggaaagaaaaaaaatagtTACTACATTATTATAACTTATATTGAAGTAGTTATTAAAATACATAAATTTTATATAACTTACTATGGTTGTTTCTGTAATTTTATTAACCACTAAGGGAATAAGATTTCTGAAGTTTGAAAATTTTGGTGTAATATGAGAGAAAATATCATTTCCACCAATTTCTCCGACTAAAAATAATGATTTCTTAAAGTAGTTACGACAATCTGTATcataaaaataacaaatattgTTAACTCtttgattaaaaaaaatattttgaaaattacATTAAATGTATATGCAAAAGAAGATGTGACAATACCTTTTTTGTTTTTACATAGTGAAGGCTTGAGTCTCTTAAACATCTTAAGTTGAACACTCAATGAGTTATTAGTTCCATGTAGAGCAACCATACTTTTATtgaaataattaaaatcaagTGCAGTGGCACCAGCAAATGCAAAGTTCACTTCTTTCGTGATATCTTGGCCTTCAATAGATTTTTATAGGCTGGCAAAAATGGCAATCCGTATGCTTGAGCTACAAAATAAAGTGAGTATCAGGGAATATATCTAATAAAATACTAATAACACAATATAAAGGAATATATCTTAATTCTCTTTAGCCTCACTTTTATATTCAGAAATATACTTTTACCTTCCAAGGTTAAAAGTATATACaaataaaactaaaaaataaTAAACTTACCTATGAAATCTATAATCAAGCGTCCATTTGACAAACGTCCTGAGGGATGTTTAAAATACGTTGATCCATAAGGACTATTGATAGGCATAGGTGGGTGAAGAGTTGCTTCATTTCCTGTGTCGCTTATTGAATCACCAAAATTAAATATAGCTTCATAGGGAAGAGGATTGACATTTGAAAGTACATTTCTGAATATAAAAGTGAGGCTAAAGAGAATTAAGATCTTCATATTATTATTATAAGTCATGAGTTTATCAATGTTGATATATGTGATGATGGTAGATTGAATTTATATATATTATCTCACAAGCCACTTATCTTGTCATACATCTTTTGATCTTACACATTAACTAATATTTTAATACACATAAACAACTTTAAAtacatatttgttatttttaccGTATTTTTTCACCTTTGCTTTTGTTGTTATATAACTATAAATACACTCACATAGCACCCTATAAAAAGAACGATACATTAAATAAAATGTTGTATCGATGTTTTTGTATAGAATATATAGTCGATGACACATTTATTCCCCAACAAACCATGTtggatttttattattttgttatgacataaaacttgtgcctcaattgggtttgagccgAAACCATGACGAACATGGaggaaaggtggacacctaagtgtgttagagtctcatacggtgaaagatacttAAAGTGGGAtagagtcccatacgagtgacGGTCACTTGAACTGaggattaagcctcatagaggacccgatatccaccacgaaagtcgaatcatacgagcatgtGTGAACTGATCCTGGCTTAGACGTAGGTCCGTTCGGGGATTGATGTTTCCTGAATCCAAATAATGATTTATTGAGTTATGAAAACCCAAGTGACATGTTTCCACACACTGTGAGTATCCCTCAGTTGCTTAAGTCATAGCTCCATTGTATGAATACTTGAGTTAGAAATCAGGTAGTAACCCTGTCGAGCtgagtggacccataggatagggGAACTCACTGAtattattatctcaccccataAATGTTGTTATTTTTTAGGTATTTTTGTAGCTACGATTAAGAGGATCCTTTTGAAGATGTTTCGACGTTGTTGTGATGATGTGATATTCCGCTGTGGATTTTGTATAATGGTAGATATTGTACATAGATCTTAGATTTTTATTTAGGAACTTTCCATGTCTTGTACCATAGGTTGTATATTTTATTTTGGTCAAGTATGTAAATGATGCCTCTCGACTCTTGTGTGGTATCAGTACCAAATAGTAACACTTGTATGATATAATTCTAGATATATATTACACGGGTTGTTACATAATCAATCCTCTTAGGGATTATTCATAATGATGGCCTTCTTCCTATTGTTTATACATTTTAAGGGGTCATTACTCGTCTAGAagaataattaaataaattagaGAGACAACATAAAATAGGAATAAAACAATAATTGAATATAAAAATCATTGAGAAATGTATCATACATCTCCCTCTCAAGTATCTTTGATCACATGTTCCTTGTAATATAACAATACATATATGTCATATGGGCCTCCTGGATATATCTCTTCCCAAGTATCCTTCCGTATAGGCGCATACACCTTAGGAAGCCCCAGTTTGGGTTACTTTCCTTAGCCTCTTACACCTCAAACTCTTGAGGTTATGTTTATGGCTCAGATGATCTAACGTCTTAAGCCTCTTGCATTAAATCATATATTCAAACATATATGTACTAACctattatgaaatatggaagtgATGGATGCTTTGAGTAATGTTCAGTATCAATTGATTCAATTTTGAATTTGATGTGTTTCACAGACTAGAATTGCTAACAAAACAAGATTCATACTCTAAAATTCAAAGGACATTTTTATTATGTCAGATGTTTCATGGTGAAAACAGAAAAACTCAATATAATATACATATAATCAATGTCGATTTTCTATAACATATTTCGTTGAGGTTAGAAATTCTAACATGAAAAAATAAAATTGGTTCAAATATGTCATTTAAATTATTATTATGAAATGATCTAATTTATAATATAAATAAAACAGGAAACAATGCAATATTTATAGATTTTATTAATAGTTCATTTTGAACTATTTTTTAGGTATATTTTAGAATCACGAACAAGAGAAGCCCTTTTCTTTTTATGATTAGTGCTaaataaaagatatatatatatatattgataaTAAAAAAAGTTTTATATTAATTGTATATCAAAATTATTGATAAATGTAACTTTAAATATAAATCAATATACAATTATTTAGTATTTATAATTGGCTGATTGTATAAAAACAATTTATACCAATAGCATTTATGAGTTAAATTTTAAAAAGAATGACATTAATGTTTATTGAATATATAACTAATCCCGTCGAGAGCTACATAAATTGTGATATACATATTTCTTAAGTCTCCTGACGACACTATCTTGAATGCTTTTAGGCTATTTGAAAAGGAGCTGGTTTAAGTGAGGGATATGCAAAAGGTCCTTACCCTAATCCTTTTGCTAATAGTTTATATGCTACTTCTGTAAAATGAACTCCATCCCAGTTTATATTTTTAGAAGGGTCAGAGCAAACAGTTGTATTAGGACTTCCACACCCcatttttggatcaaaattaTGTGGCCCACCGCCTCCACAACATGTCTTGAATGTCTCATCCTTATCAAAACCTACATAAAAACTTGTACTTTATTTAAATATTGTACATgtatatataaataaaattttgCAGAAAAACAATTATTAATATATAAATGAACAACTTAATTAATAATCATTATTGCTATATGTATAATAAgttaaatattaaataaaaaaaactaCCCACCATATTTTTGCGGTTCTTCATACAAACGTTTGGCATTATTATAATAGTCAAAGTATATTATCTTGACATCAGGGTAAGTCTCTCTTAATGTAGTTATAGAATAGATTAGATTGTCATTAAAATATTGTATGACAGTATTAAATGCCTTAAAGCATCTAAGTTCATCGTAGTTTTTTTGTATTATTAGTATTCACCACTGCCAAAAGGGAGGCACTACACCCCACTGGAAAGTTCCCTGGAATAACTATCTCTACAGCTCCCTCTTTGATTAATGACTATCACatggaaagaaaaaaaatagtTACTACATTATTATAACTTATATTGAAGTAGTTATTAAAATACATAAATTTATTATAACTTACTATGGTTGTTTCTGTAATTTTATTAACCACTAAGGGAATAAGATTTCTGAAGTTTGAAAATTTTGGTGTAATATGAGAGAAAATATCATTTCCACTAATTTCTCCGACTAAAAATAATGATTTCTTAAAGTAGTTACGACAATCTGTATcataaaaataacaaatattgTTAACTCtttgattaaaaaaaatattttgaaaattacATTAAATGTATATGCAAAAGAAGATGTGACAATACCTTTTTTGTTTTTACATAGTGAAGGCTTGAGTCTCTTAAACATCTTAAGTTGAACACTCAATGAGTTATTAGTTCCAGGTAGAGCAACCATACTTTTATtgaaataattaaaatcaagTGCAGTGACACCAGCAAATGCAAAGTTCACTTCTTTCGTGATATCTTGGCCTTCAATGAGATTTTTATAGGCTGGCAAAAATGGCAACCCATATGCTTGAGCTACAAAATAAAGTGAGTATCAGGGAAGATATCTAATAAAATACTAATAACACAATATAAAGGAATATATCTTAATTCTCTTTAGCCTCACTTTTATATTCAGAAATATACTTTTACCCTCCAAGGTTAAAAGTATATACaaataaaactaaaaaataataaatttacCTATGAAATCTATAATCAAGCGTCCATTTGACAAACGTCCTGAGGGATGTTTAAAATACGTTGATCCATAAGGACTATTGATAGGCATAGGTGGGTGAAGAGTTGCTTCATTTCCTGTGTCGCTTATTGAATCACCAAAATTAAATATAGCTTCATAGGGAAGAGGATTGACATTTGAAAGTACATTTCTGAATATAAAAGTGAGGCTAAAGAGAATTAAGCACTTCATGTTATTATTATAAGTCATGAGTTTATCAATGTTGATATATGTGATGATGGTAGATTGAATTTATATATATTATCTCGCAAGCCACTTATCTTGTCATACATCTTTTGATCTTACACATTAACTAATATTTTCCAACACATAAACAACATTAAAtacatatttgttatttttacAGTATTTTTTCAACTTTGCTTTTGTTGTTATATAACTATAAATACACTCACATAGCACCCTATAAAAAGAACGATACATTAAATAAAATGTTGTAATCATGGTTTTGTATAGAATAGTCGATGACACCTTTATTCCCCAACAAACCATGTtggatttttattattttgttatgacataaaatttgtgcctcaattgggtttgagccgTAACCATGGCGAACATGGAGGAAGGGTGGACACCTAAGTGTGTTAGAGTCcaagtgggttagagtcccatacgagtgacGGTCACTTGAACTGaggattaagcctcatagaggacccgatatccaccacgacagtcgaatcatacgagcatgtGTGAACTGATCCTGGCTTAGACGTAGGTCTGTTCGGGGATTGATGTTTCCTGAATCCAAATAGTGATTTATTGAGTTATGAAaactcaagtgacatgtttccaCACACTGTGAGTATCCCTCAGTTGCTTAAGTGATAGTTACATTGTATGAGTGATACACAAGTAACAGAAGATGAATACTTGAGTTAGAAATCAGGTAGTAACCCTGTcgagccgagtggacccataggatagggGAACTCACTGAtattattatctcaccccataAATGTTGTTATTTTTTTGGTGTTTTTGTAGGTAAGATTAAGAGGATCGTTTTGATGATGTTTCGACATTGTTGTGATGAtgtgatcttccgctgtggatTTTGTATAATGGTAGATATTGTACATAGATCTTAGATTTTTATTTTGGAACTTTCCATGTCTTGTACCATAGgttgtatcttttattttggtcAAGTATGTAAATGATGCCTCTCGACTCTTGTGTTGTATCAGTACCAAAtaataacacttgtatgatattattctagatatatattacACGGGTTGTTACATAACCAATCCTCTTAGGGATTATTCATAGTGATGGCCTTCTTCCTATTGTTTATACATTTTAAGGGGTCATTACTGGTCTAGAagaataattaaataaattagaGAGACAACATAAAATAGGAATAAAACAATAATTGAATATAAAAATCATTGAGAAATATATCATACATCTCCCTCTCAAGTATCTTTGATCACATGTTCCTTGTAATACAACAATACATATATGTCATATGGGCCTCCTGGATATATCTCTTCCCATGTATCCTTCCGTATAGGCGCATACACCTTAGGAAGCCCCAGTTTGGGTTACTTTCCTTAGCCTCTTACACCTCAGACTCTTGAGGTTATGTTTATGGCTCAGATGATCTAACTTCTTAAGCCTCTTGCGTTAAATCATATATTCAAACATATATGTACTAACctattatgaaatatggaagtgATGGATGCTTTGAGTAATGTTCAGTATCAATTGATTCAATTTTGAATTTGATGTGTTTCACAGACTAGAATTGCTAACAAAACAAGATTCATACTCTAAAATTCAAAGGACATTTTTATTATGTCAGATGTTTCATGGTGAAAACAGAAAAACTCAATATAATATACATATAATCAATGTCGATTTTCTATAACATATTTCGTTGAGGTTAGAAATTCTAACATGAAAAAATAAAATTGGTTCAAATATGTCATTTAAATTATTATTATGAAATGATCTAATTTATAATATAAATAAAACAGGAAACAATGCAATATTTATAGATTTTATTAATAGTTCATTTTGAACTAATTTTTAGGTATATTTTAGAATCACGAACGAGAGAAGCCCTTTTCTTTTTATGAATAGTGCTaaataaaagatatatatatatatatatatatatatatatatatatatatatatatatatatatatatatatatatatatatatatatatatatatatatatatatatatatattgataaTAAAAAAAGTTTTATACTATTTGTATATCAAAATTATTCATAAATATAACTTTAAAGATAATTCAATAGACAATTATTTAGTATTTATAATTGGCTGATTGTATAAAAACAATTTATACCAATAGCATTTATGAGTTAAATTTTAAAAAGAATGACATTAATGTTTATTGAATATATAACTAATCCCGTCGAGAGCTACATAAATTGTGATATACATATTTCTTAATTCTCCTGACGACACTATCTTGAATGCTTTTAGGCTATTTGAAAAGGAGCTGGTTTAAGTGAGGGATATGCAAAAGGTCCTTCAACTAATCCTTTTGCTAATAGTTTATATGCTACTTTTGTAAAATGAACTCCATCCCAGTTTATATTTTTAGAAGGGTCAGAGCAAACAGTTGTATTAGGACTTCCACACCCCATTCTTGGATCAAAATTATGTGGCCCACCGCCTCCACAACATGCCTTGAATGTCTCATCCTTATCAAAACCTACATAAAAACTTGTACTTTATTTAAATATTGTACATgtatatataaataaaattttgCAGAAAAACAATTATTAATATATAAATGAACAACTTAATTAAAAATCATTATTGCTATATGTATAATAAGttaaatattaaatataaaaaacTACCCACCATATTTTTGTGGTTCTTCATACAAACGTTTGGCATTATTATAATAGTCAAAGTATATTATCTTGACATCAGGGTAAGTCTCTCTTAATGTAGTTATAGAATAGATTAGATTGTCATTAAAATATTGTATGACAGTATTAAATGCCTTAAAGCATCCAAATTCATCGTAGTTTTTTGTATTATTAGTATTCACCACTGCCAAAAGGGAGGCACTACACCCCACTGGAAAGTTCCCTGGAATAACTATCTCTACAGCTCCCTCTTTGATTAATGACTATCACatggaaagaaaaaaaatagtTACTACATTATTATAACTTATATTGAAGTAGTTATTAAAATACATAAATTTATTATAACTTACTATGGTTGTTTCTATAATTTTATTAACCACTAAGGGGATAAGATTTCTGAAGTTTGAAAATTTTGGTGTAATATGAGAGAAAATATCATTTCCACCAATTTCTCCGACTAAAAATAATGATTTCTTAAAGTAGTTACGACAATCTGTATcataaaaataacaaatattgTTAACTCtttgattaaaaaaaatattttgaaaattacATTAAATGTATATGCAAAAGAAGATGTGACAATACCTTTTTTGTTTTTACATAGTGAAGGCTTGAGTCTCTTAAACATCTTAAGTTGAACACTCAATGAGTTATTAGTTCCAGGTAGAGCAACCATACTTTTATtgaaataattaaaatcaagTGCAGTGGCACCAGCAAATGCAAAGTTCACTCCTTTCGTGATATCTTGGCCTTCAATGAGATTTTTATAGGCTGGCAAAAATGGCAATCCATATGCTTGAGCTACAAAATAAAGTGAGTATCAGGGAATATATCTAATAAAATACTAATAACACAATATAAAGGAATATATCTTAATTCTCTTTAGCCTCACTTTTATATTCAGAAATATACTTTTACCCTCCAAGGTTAAAAGTATATACaaataaaactaaaaaataataaatttacCTATGAAATCTATAATCAAGCGTCCATTTGACAAACGTCCTGAGGGATGTTTAAAATACGTTGATCCATAAGGACTATTGATAGGCATAGGTGGGTGAAGAGTTGCTTCATTTCCTGTGTCGCTTATTGAATCACCAAAATTAAATATAGCTTCATAGGGAAGAGGATTGACATTTGAAAGTACATTTCTGAATATAAAAGTGAGGCTAAAGAGAATTAAGAACTTCATGTTATTATTATAAGTCATGAGTTTATCAATGTTGATATATGTGATGATGGTAGATTGAATTTATATATATTATCTCACAAGCCACTTATCTTGTCATACATCTTTTGATCTTACACATTAACTAATATTTTCCAACACATAAACAACTTTAAAtaaatatttgttatttttaccGTATTTTTTCAACTTTGCTTTTGTTGTTATATAACTATAAATACACTCACATAGCACCCTATAAAAGAACGATACATTAAATAAAATGTTGTATCGATGGTTTTGTATAGAATAGTCGATGACACCTTTATTCCCCAACAAACCATGTtggatttttattattttgttatgacataaaatctgtgcctcaattgggtttgagtcGTAACCATGGCGAACATGGaggaaaggtggacacctaagtgtgttagagtcccatacggtgaaagatacttAAAGTtggttagagtcccatacgagtgacGGTCACTTGAACTGaggattaagcctcatagaggacccgatatccaccacgacagtcgaatcatacgagcatgtGTGAACTGATCCTGGCTTAGACGTAGGTCCGTTCGGGGATTGATGTTTCCTGAATCCAAATAGTGATTTATTGAGTTATGAAaactcaagtgacatgtttccaCACACTGTGAGTATCCCTCAGTTGCTTAAGTGATAGTTACATTGTATGAGTGATACACAAGTAACAGAAGGTGAATACTTGAGTTAGAAATCAGGTAGTAACCTTGTcgagccgagtggacccatactcatattattatctcaccccataAATGTTGTTAATTTTCTGGTGTTTTTGTAGGTAAGATTAAGAGGATCGTTTTGATGATGTTTCGACGTTGTTGTGATGAtgtgatcttccgctgtggatTTTGTATAATGGTAGATATTGTACATAGATCTTAGATTTTTATTTAGGAACTTTCCATGTCTTGTACCATAGgttttatcttttattttggtcAAGTATGTAAATGATGCCTCTCGACTCTTGTGTTGTATCAGTACCAAAtaataacacttgtatgatattattctagatatattTTACACGGGTTGTTACATAATCAA from Lathyrus oleraceus cultivar Zhongwan6 chromosome 1, CAAS_Psat_ZW6_1.0, whole genome shotgun sequence includes:
- the LOC127115380 gene encoding GDSL esterase/lipase At5g45910; translation: MTYNNNMKFLILFSLTFIFRNVLSNVNPLPYEAIFNFGDSISDTGNEATLHPPMPINSPYGSTYFKHPSGRLSNGRLIIDFIAQAYGLPFLPAYKNLIEGQDITKGVNFAFAGATALDFNYFNKSMVALPGTNNSLSVQLKMFKRLKPSLCKNKKDCRNYFKKSLFLVGEIGGNDIFSHITPKFSNFRNLIPLVVNKIIETTISLIKEGAVEIVIPGNFPVGCSASLLAVVNTNNTKNYDEFGCFKAFNTVIQYFNDNLIYSITTLRETYPDVKIIYFDYYNNAKRLYEEPQKYGFDKDETFKACCGGGGPHNFDPRMGCGSPNTTVCSDPSKNINWDGVHFTKVAYKLLAKGLVEGPFAYPSLKPAPFQIA